One region of Termitidicoccus mucosus genomic DNA includes:
- a CDS encoding SDR family NAD(P)-dependent oxidoreductase: MSHQQLNGLCALVTGAADGLGLEIVRAFAAEGAAVALLDINLAGAESAAAELREKGARAVALPCDVAQTAQVDQAVGSAARELGGLDIVVNNAAIALPGDPAAITDADWQRVIDTNLTSVFRVIRAALPHLRARGGGSIINLASTQAHRSWDDWTAYAAAKGGVLAMTRQLAGQLGPENIRVNSISPGAINTPMNDRLVAREGPALLEKWRGMHALGRMGEPPEVAAAAVLLAGPGGAFISGTDILVDGGLCVLPHFPRGKS, from the coding sequence ATGTCACACCAACAGCTCAACGGCCTTTGCGCCCTTGTGACCGGAGCCGCCGACGGCCTCGGTCTGGAAATCGTCCGCGCGTTCGCCGCCGAGGGGGCGGCGGTGGCGCTTCTGGACATTAATCTCGCCGGCGCGGAATCCGCCGCCGCCGAACTGCGCGAAAAAGGCGCGCGCGCCGTCGCGCTGCCGTGCGATGTGGCGCAGACCGCGCAGGTCGATCAGGCCGTCGGGTCCGCCGCGCGCGAACTGGGCGGGCTCGACATCGTGGTCAACAACGCCGCCATCGCGCTGCCCGGCGATCCGGCGGCGATCACCGACGCCGACTGGCAGCGGGTGATCGACACGAACCTCACCTCGGTCTTCCGCGTGATCCGCGCCGCGCTGCCGCACCTCCGGGCGCGCGGCGGCGGCTCGATCATCAATCTCGCCTCGACGCAGGCGCACCGCTCGTGGGACGACTGGACCGCCTACGCGGCGGCCAAGGGCGGCGTGCTTGCCATGACGCGCCAGCTCGCCGGGCAGCTCGGCCCGGAAAACATCCGCGTGAACTCGATCTCGCCCGGCGCGATCAACACGCCGATGAACGACCGCCTCGTCGCGCGCGAGGGTCCGGCGTTGCTGGAAAAATGGCGCGGCATGCACGCGCTCGGCCGCATGGGCGAGCCGCCGGAGGTCGCGGCGGCGGCGGTGCTGCTCGCCGGGCCGGGCGGCGCGTTCATTTCGGGGACGGACATCCTGGTCGATGGCGGACTTTGCGTGCTGCCGCATTTCCCGCGTGGAAAATCATGA
- a CDS encoding dihydrodipicolinate synthase family protein yields MKPRFRGLIAAPFTPFNPDMSLNLDVVPLYARLLRENGVGAAFICGTTGEGLSMTSRERMQVAEAWMKCAGDLRVIVHTGHNCLEEARDLTRHAAQIGAAAVSAMGPCFFRPRDQDELADWCAPIAAEAPGLPFYYYHIPSMTGVAMKMAPLLGLAGARIPSFAGIKYTHEDLDDYEECVNHENGRFDILFGRDELLMEGWARRALGAVGSTYNYAAPLYIKLLKHVGAGETSEARKLQDKAIRMIATCCDVGVTHFASSKSVMAMLGVDCGPARPPLRNIAPERAEELRHRLEQEDFFSTACAVS; encoded by the coding sequence GTCCCGCTCTATGCCCGGCTGCTCCGTGAAAACGGCGTGGGGGCGGCGTTCATTTGCGGCACCACCGGAGAGGGGCTCTCGATGACCTCGCGCGAGCGCATGCAGGTGGCCGAGGCGTGGATGAAGTGCGCGGGGGATCTGCGCGTCATCGTGCACACCGGACACAACTGCCTGGAGGAGGCGCGCGACCTGACCCGCCACGCGGCGCAGATCGGCGCGGCGGCGGTGAGCGCGATGGGGCCGTGTTTTTTCCGTCCGCGCGACCAGGACGAGCTGGCGGACTGGTGCGCGCCGATCGCGGCCGAGGCGCCGGGGCTGCCGTTTTATTATTATCACATCCCGTCGATGACCGGCGTCGCCATGAAGATGGCCCCGCTGCTCGGCCTCGCCGGGGCGCGCATCCCGTCGTTCGCCGGCATAAAATACACGCACGAGGACCTCGACGATTACGAGGAATGCGTGAACCATGAAAACGGCCGGTTTGACATATTGTTTGGCCGCGATGAGTTGCTGATGGAAGGCTGGGCGCGGCGGGCGCTCGGCGCGGTCGGGAGCACGTATAATTACGCCGCCCCGCTTTATATAAAACTGCTGAAACATGTCGGCGCGGGCGAGACGTCCGAGGCGCGGAAGTTGCAGGACAAGGCGATCCGGATGATCGCCACCTGTTGCGACGTGGGCGTGACGCATTTCGCGAGCTCGAAATCCGTCATGGCGATGCTCGGCGTGGACTGCGGCCCGGCCCGGCCCCCGCTGCGCAATATCGCGCCGGAGCGCGCCGAGGAACTTCGCCATCGGCTGGAGCAGGAGGACTTTTTCAGCACCGCGTGCGCGGTCTCATGA